Proteins found in one Solitalea lacus genomic segment:
- a CDS encoding YeiH family protein, with translation MSTGTSLHKIAFIFLALFSFLPGIDSAVALLLGVVVVNIFGNPFVNHTSGLMHQLLKYSIIGMGFGVNFQEALKIGEEGLELTVLSILLTIILGLALGRLFRTEKKTSLMISSGTAICGGSAIAAISPVIEANPKQISVALGVVFLLNCVALFVFPAIGHYFGLSQRQFGLWAAIAIHDTSSVVGAAANYGSEALQIATTVKLCRALWIIPVSLIFAFRFRGDVKKISVPYFIFGYVMAMIISTYVPQIHQLSTGITGLAKSGFSLSLFLVGTGLSKSALKQVGIKPLLQGLFTWVFISAIALIYCINW, from the coding sequence ATGTCGACAGGGACTTCTCTTCATAAAATAGCTTTTATCTTTTTGGCCTTATTCAGTTTTTTGCCAGGTATTGATTCTGCTGTAGCATTATTATTGGGTGTTGTGGTAGTTAACATCTTTGGAAATCCTTTTGTAAATCATACTTCCGGTTTAATGCATCAATTGTTGAAATATTCGATAATAGGGATGGGGTTTGGAGTAAATTTTCAGGAGGCTTTAAAAATTGGAGAGGAGGGTCTTGAGTTAACAGTATTGTCAATTTTACTCACCATCATTTTAGGTTTGGCACTGGGGCGACTGTTCCGTACAGAAAAGAAAACCTCATTAATGATTTCAAGTGGAACAGCTATTTGCGGTGGAAGTGCTATTGCTGCTATTTCTCCGGTTATTGAAGCCAATCCCAAACAAATTTCAGTCGCATTGGGAGTCGTTTTTCTGCTTAATTGCGTGGCTTTATTTGTTTTTCCTGCAATTGGGCATTATTTCGGGCTTTCGCAGAGGCAGTTTGGTTTATGGGCAGCCATTGCCATTCATGATACCAGTTCGGTGGTTGGAGCGGCGGCCAACTATGGCTCTGAAGCCTTGCAGATAGCCACAACGGTAAAACTTTGCCGGGCATTGTGGATCATTCCAGTATCGCTGATTTTTGCATTCAGGTTTAGAGGTGATGTTAAAAAGATCTCCGTGCCTTACTTTATTTTTGGTTATGTAATGGCAATGATTATCAGTACGTATGTTCCACAAATTCATCAACTTTCTACAGGAATTACCGGTCTTGCCAAATCAGGTTTTTCTCTTTCTTTATTTTTGGTGGGCACAGGATTGTCAAAGTCAGCACTAAAACAAGTAGGTATTAAGCCTTTATTGCAGGGACTGTTTACATGGGTATTTATTTCGGCTATAGCATTAATTTACTGCATCAATTGGTAA